A single Lemur catta isolate mLemCat1 chromosome 20, mLemCat1.pri, whole genome shotgun sequence DNA region contains:
- the SDR42E1 gene encoding LOW QUALITY PROTEIN: short-chain dehydrogenase/reductase family 42E member 1 (The sequence of the model RefSeq protein was modified relative to this genomic sequence to represent the inferred CDS: substituted 1 base at 1 genomic stop codon) — MDLLPQHRLNYLLPVHMDSQGSPAETVLITGGGGYFGFXLGCALNRKGVRVILFDIRSPAEAVPEGIRFVRGDIRHLSDVENAFQDVNVTCVFHIASYGMSGREQLNRNLIEEVNVGGTDNVLQACRRRGVPRLVYTSTFNVIFGGQVIRNGDESLPYLPLHLHPDHYSRTKSIAEKKVLEANGTFLERGDGVLRTCALRPAGIYGPGEQRHLPRIVSYIERGLFKFVYGDPGSLVEFVHVDNLVRAHILASEALKADKGHIASGQPYFISDGRPVNNFEFFRPLVEGLGYTFPSTRLPLDLVYCFAFLTEMAHFILGRLYNFQPFLTRTEVYKTGVTHYFSLDKAKKELGYEAQPFDLQEVVEWFKAHGHGRGPRSRDSEYHVWGGLVVFLLVIAVLTWLLPSVILLL; from the exons GCTCAATTATCTTTTGCCTGTGCACATGGACTCCCAAGGATCTCCAGCCGAAACTGTCCTCATTACAGGAGGAGGTGGTTATTTCGGTTTCTG aCTAGGCTGTGCTCTGAACCGGAAGGGAGTCCGCGTGATTCTGTTTGACATCCGCAGCCCTGCTGAAGCCGTTCCAGAAGGAATCAGGTTTGTACGTGGAGACATCCGCCACCTCTCTGACGTAGAGAACGCCTTCCAGGACGTGAACGTCACCTGTGTGTTCCACATCGCCTCCTACGGCATGTCAGGAAGGGAGCAACTGAATCGAAACCTGATCGAAGAGGTCAATGTGGGGGGCACAGACAATGTCCTGCAGGCCTGTCGCAGGAGAGGGGTGCCCAGGTTAGTTTACACCAGCACTTTCAATGTCATCTTTGGAGGTCAAGTTATCAGAAACGGGGACGAATCTCTGCCTTACCTGCCCCTTCACCTGCACCCCGATCACTACTCTCGGACCAAATCTATTGCGGAGAAGAAGGTGCTGGAGGCAAACGGTACGTTCCTGGAAAGAGGCGATGGTGTCTTGAGAACCTGTGCTCTGAGGCCGGCTGGCATCTATGGGCCTGGAGAACAAAGGCACCTTCCCAGGATCGTGAGCTACATTGAGAGGGGTCTGTTCAAGTTTGTCTACGGGGATCCCGGGAGCCTGGTTGAGTTTGTCCATGTGGATAACTTGGTGCGGGCTCACATTCTGGCCTCAGAGGCCCTGAAAGCTGACAAGGGCCACATTGCCTCTGGGCAGCCCTACTTCATCTCAGATGGCAGACCAGTGAACAACTTTGAGTTCTTCCGGCCTCTGGTCGAGGGCCTGGGCTACACGTTCCCATCCACCCGCCTGCCCTTGGACCTCGTCTACTGCTTTGCTTTCCTAACAGAGATGGCCCACTTCATTTTGGGTCGACTCTACAACTTCCAGCCCTTTCTCACCCGCACTGAAGTTTATAAAACTGGTGTCACACATTATTTTAGCTTAGACAAAGCCAAGAAAGAGCTGGGTTATGAGGCTCAGCCCTTTGACCTCCAGGAAGTAGTAGAATGGTTTAAAGCCCACGGTCACGGGAGAGGTCCTAGGAGTCGTGACTCAGAGTATCACGTTTGGGGAGGGCTGGTGGTCTTCCTCTTGGTGATAGCAGTTCTCACCTGGCTGCTGCCTTCTGTGATTCTGTTGCTatga